The Manis pentadactyla isolate mManPen7 chromosome 12, mManPen7.hap1, whole genome shotgun sequence genome contains the following window.
TATTGAAAATAATCCTCCATGTTCACACTTTGCACTCTAGGGATTCCATCTAGGGATTTTCCCATTGATGGCTTTTATTTATCTGGAAGGACTGCTTGTGGATCAAGGCAGGAAAGCAGGTCAGACACCACAGAGATAAAGCCAACAGGACGTGAGCCTTCAACTCTATACTTACTTCCTTTATCAGTGCCTGTTGCAAAAAAGGACTCtggaggtaaaaaataaaaaaatatatttacgaCCACAgggatagtaactacactagttggggtgagtatctaataatgtatgtaactgttgaatcactatgttgtgtactcagaaccaatataatattgtacatgaacaataattttaaaaattcaaaaaataaattaaagaattttAACAATTAAGGGAACCAAGCATTAGTTAGTTTAAATTAACTCTCAGTAATCATGTATGATGTAACTttcattgggtttttttttgttatagaaaacatttaagatttataatttttaaaacccaGAAAATGGGGAAAGAAAACATTATAATAATATCTGATTGTTTCCTTAGGCATCTGgcatatttatgttttttttagtTTCCCCAGGAGTATTGAAAATTAGAATCTTATGTTCCTTGTGATACGCAAGGACAGAATTCTCCGAACATAAACTAGAGCACCATGAGCAGCGTCTGGTCCCCGCCTGCTGCCGGGCAGCTCTGCTACCAGAACGTCAATGGATCCTGCGTGAAAACTCCCTACTCGCCAGGGGCCCGGCTGATTCTCTACACAGTGTTCAGCGCTGGGGTTGCGCTGGCCGTGCTTGGAAACCTCCTGGTGATCATCTCAATCCTTCATTTCAAGCAGCTGCACACTCCAACCAATTTTCTCATCGCCTCTCTGGCCTACACTGACTTTCTGGTGGGCGTGACCGTGATGCCCTTCAGCATGGTCAGGTCCGTGGAGAGCTGCTGGTACTTTGGGCGAAGTTTCTGTACTTTGCACACGTGCTGTGATGTGGCATTCTGTTACTCTTCTCTCTTCCACTTGTGCTTCATCTCCATTGACAGGTACATTGCAGTCACCGACCCTCTGGTCTATCCTACCAAGTTCACAGTGTCAGTGTCCGGGGTGTGCATCTGCATCTCCTGGATCCTGCCCCTCGGGTACAGCGGTGCCGTGTTCTACACAGAAGCCTATGATGATGGGCTAGAAGAATTATCCAGTGCCCTTAACTGTATAGGGGGTTGTCAGACAGTCGTAAATCAAAATTGGGTGttggtagattttttttccttctttataccTACCCTTGTTATGGTGATTCTGTACAGTAATATTTTTCTTGTGGCTAGACAACAGGCTAAAAAGATTGAAAATACTGGAGGCAAAACAGAATCATCATCAGACAGTTATAAATCCAGAGTggccaagagagagagaaaagcagctaAAACCCTGGGAATCACAGTGGTAACATTTATGATTTCATGGCTACCATATAGTATTGACTCATTAATTGATGCCTTTATGGGCTTCATAACCCCTGCCTATATTTATGAAATTTGCTGTTGGTGTGCTTATTATAACTCAGCCATGAACCCTTTGATTTATGCTTTATTTTATCCATGGTTTAGGAATGCTATAAAAGTTATTGTGAGTGGTCGGGTTTTCAAGGACAATTCTGCAAACATAAATTTGTTCTCTGAACAAATGTAAGCAATTAAATTGAAGAAGTTGAAGAAATATTTACAACCTGTAAaagaaaagagtttttaaaagtcAAGTAAGAGTattaataagagaaaagaaattgcTCTTCAAATGTAATAGGATAAATCAATGTTTTCCAGTCATGTTAAGTGTGCATTTCCCTGTCACTTCTCCAAAAAACTTACTTGACAAAAAAATGGTAGATCCTTGTTTGTTAACTGCTGCAGCACTCAGCACACCCCACTTTCTACAGATACTTTCCTCcatcccttttttcttttattccttaacTCTTCCCTTTATAACATGAAACATCTTTCTTTTCTTGGATATCCTTTTTTGTGTTCCTTACAAAGTTTTCTACTCACTCCCAACTTGTCAAACATTTCTCTGCGATTACTCATGAGGctgttgctttttttgtttgtttgtttgtttgttttggtttgcttATCTTCCCAAGGGAAAATTTGGGGTGGCAGTTAAATCTATTATGTCTGCATAAAAACGTAAAATTGAAGTCTGTCTGGTGTCTGCATCAGGAATTTGCTTCAGCAACTCCTGGATCCTGCCCTTTGTATCAGCAGTGCCGAATTCTACACAGATACCCATGAGCAGGGGCCAGAGGAATTAGTAAGTGCCCTCTGCTCCATAGGTGACTGTCAGCTTGTTGTAAGACAATTTTGGATATCAACAGAAATTCTATTTTCATATCTAGATTTCTTAAAATGATTCTATACAGTGATATTTTTCTTCTCGTAAGAAAACAgactaaaaagattaaaaataagtaGCAAATAGAATGATTGTCAGGGACTTGCAAGACCAGGgtggctgagagagagagaaaggcagctGAAACCTAGGTATCCTGATGGTAGCATGTTTGGCTTCATGATTACTGTATGTAACTGATTCACTCATTGATTCTTCTCTGGGGTTTCTAATACTTTCCTATGTCTATGAGATATTTGGCTGGTTCAGTTAGGCAGCTCTGTCTATGTCCCCTGATTTATGCTCTAATTTTACCTTTGGTTTAGGAGAACAATAAAACTTACAAGTGGCCAAGTATTAAAAGACAGTTcagccataaatttaatttctaaataaacCTACATTTCAAATCAATGATTTTGATATGAAGCACATGAATATGGTATTTTATCATCTAGAGGAGAAATGGTGCCTCAATTTCAATAGCATAACCTTACTTTCTTGGTGAAGTTAACATCATTAAGCATTCGCTAGAACCGTATTTACTAAATAATGTGTGACACAAAGTTCATATTTTCGAGTTCCTCCAAATCTGTGTACTTCCCTGTTCTGCCAGTTGTTaattattttcctcttccagGCCTCCCCTACCTTTCTGATGTTTCCTATCAAACTTaccttttcttcacattttcaAAGTTTCCTGGTTCCATATTCCCTGTTAATGTCTTGTCTACCCTGTCTTTTCAGAGGGCTTAGTTAACTCTGCCTTCATTTTGAGCAATTTGTTTCTTGGGAGGCCATCTTTCCAGAGATCCTAAGAGGTCTCTGAGCCACACATCAGCCATTTCAGATTCAGTACaagattcatattttatattttaggagATAGTTTTGTAAATATGGGAATAACCACAGTACAATTTCTGCAATAGTGTTTTTCCTTCAATGTGATAGTTTTCTCCTCCCGTGAGgcttatcattttccttctgagtCATGTTGGAGGAaattttccatcatttttttctACAAACACTATCCAAAGGCTATACATGGTCCATGATAAAGATAACAATGTATTGTAAGTTATGGAAAGGGATGgattacttaataaatgttgaagTGACATATaactttttggaaaaatattgTTAAGCATCTTGCTCCATGTATTTCACAAAATCAAAACAGATTTCTTCTAGGTGTTAAAAAATTTATAGAAAACACAGCATTTagcatttataatttttcattggtGAAATCATAACAGAAAACTCTCATACAGATTCATGTactcaatttaaatttttttaatttcaaaagacaGCAAAGCCACATTAAGGAAAAAAGTCACACTTGGAAAAACTATTGGCAGCATACATGATGAAGAAAGGGTTAAtagctttaaaaatgtaaaagccttTTACGAAACTGTAAGGCAGAGACAAGCATTACACTAGACAAAGGAAAAGGCAGTTTTACAGAGGAAAATaccaaaaaatacattaaaacacCAAATgtatcaataataaaaaatactaataaaaatgtAGTTGGATTTTATATATCCAACTGGCACATGAGACAAATCAATAATAACTGGTGTTACTGAGAGTGTGGGAATTCGAGCAATTGTGTAAGAGTTAAACATGTTCATATACACCTAGGGAAAAAAGAACTTGGTTTCTCCTTTCTGaaagaaactaaaatatttatataaaaatgtaaaaaatacctGTCACTTGACTCTGTGGTTCATTTCAGCAAGTAATCCAAAGAAAAGAGTCAGGCAAGGACACAAACACAGCAAGGACACTCATCGTATAACTTAATTATTGCCTGGAAAAAACCTAGatcaataaagaaaattttaaataaatcatcctCCACATATATAATGGAAAATTATAAAGCCATTAAAATGTGCTTGCAAGTTCTGTATAAACTGAAGTggaaaaacaacacaacacattTTTTgactaaaaacaaaacccaaaaaactcTGATGAGATTTAAAATAGTACATGTGATATGACccccatatatgtatatacttctATATGCTTTTACAAAGTCTATCTATGTCTAATGGacagtgtatgtgtgtgggggggagggtTTGCTTTGTATTTTACCTCTATCATTTTACTGTTtgtaatgaaataaatacattaatcTTTATTCTTTATCTGAGCATTGAGATTaggtctgtgtgttcattttgttttaggaGGATATGTAATAATGGTTTAAGCATCTCTTCAAGTTAGTATATAATGGAATCAGTTATCAAATTGATTCTTTACATAGTTCATTTGTGTTTAATAAGTATTTCTTGGAAATATATGTTAACTCCTTAAAATACTTCAGTTAATATAATAGACAACAAAAAATCATATTTTGACTACTCCCAACCTCCAAATGTGCCCCAGCAAGCCTTCCTTCTTCATCCCTCCTCAGATCTCaggcagacctcagagctgtCCAGTCTCTCTGAGTGTTAGTCATGCAATTTGACTACTCCATCTAAAAACTAGTTTCCATCTAATTGCGTATCCTTATCCTTGTTGTTTCCAGTGAAGtctaaattttaaattctaaaatgtcTACTAAGtgcaaagaggaaaaatgaaaaaatacagacACTGAATATAGAGTagtataaaattcttaaaagttcCTGGGAACAGAGGCCAGAAACAACTAGCTTACGAAAAATGACTCCTTCTCCAGTGAAAGAGGTAtgtttgtttcttaaaaatctaTCAATACGTATGTGTgagtctatatgtgtgtgtgaaataaTTCTCAACTCTATTCTATCCCATTGATAGGTATTTCTATACTTAAGCCCACACCTTACTGTCTTCATTGAAAGTTTATAGTATTAAAAGTATGTTGTGTAAGCCTTCCATTTTGTTGTCCTTTCTAAACTTGTTTTGGCTATtccatgtcttttatttttcatacaaCTTTTAGAATCATCGTGtcatttcctgaaaaagaaaagaacaacaaaagacAAGAATTTTTACTGATATGAAATTGAAACTATAAATCAGTTATGGAGAGAGGGAGAATGAAATATCTGATTAGCATGGTAAATTAGCTCATTTCTCCTTTTAGCTTTGTCATTAATACTCTATGAGTTTAGATATTCTGCCATTAACTGTATACATATTTAGAGTTGCTGTATTTCCTTATAATATTTAAGGATTggacatcttaataatattaagtctACTAAGCCCAAAACATGTTATATTTAACCATATTAAGAAaccaatagaagaaaaaaatagaaactaaagGTGTCCAATTAGCccaaaataaagcaggaaagaaacaatagaaaacaaaatacaaagagaaCAAAGGAACAACAAATAGCAAGATGATAGAAGTaaaccaaaatatacaaaatattagtTCAGATGCCAGTGGATTAAGTTCCTCAGTGAATAGGCAGATTGTCAGActgcataaaaaaacaaaacctaaccATACACAATCTGAAGGAGTCACATCTTAAATAGAAAATCAGTTTGGaggaaaaaagaatggaaaaaatatataatgcaaGTAGTAAGCATAAGTAAGCTGTCATGGCTATATAAAAATCAGACAATGCAGAAATGATGACAAGCAGGACTTTAAGAAATAGAGAGGGTCATCATCATAATTAAAGAACTATGCCCTGAAAGAACTAAATGTTAAGATGGGTTCTCTGAATAGGTTCTGGGTTTCCTGGGATGGGATATGGGGTACAATTATATTTGGTGCATTTATGATGCTATTTCCACTGGTAGAGAGGGAACTGATGGCCCATAGCCTACAGCAGCAAAACGTTTACTCAAAGTATTGTCTGTAGACACCTGTAATCAAGTGCCTCCCAAAGACAAGGTTCTGGGTGACCCAGGATATGCTGCCATACATTTAAGTTAAAATGACAAGTATAATGAGATGGGTAGTTTCTTTTAACTGCTCTGGAGATCTTGGGGAAAGAAAATGATGAGGCGTTAAACTCCTTGCTCAAGGCACATATGAGGGATCTGAAAGCTTCCATGAACTCCTTGAAAGAACCCCTTGTCTCCTATGGCATTGTCTCAGAACTGAGTCTCTGAGCCAGCCATTCTGTAGCTGGCTGATTACAATGCAAACTGAAGTCTCCAACTTCAGGGTCTCTATTGTTAAAAGTGCAACATTGATTGAGAAGGAAAAGGACTCCAAAAATTAGGATGGTGATATATAGGCAGGTCCCTATGAAACTGGGTACCTCCAGCCCCTAAATTCCATCATCCCTATTCACAAGTAGAGGCAGCTGTTGTACCCCTGCCAGAAGAGGTGAGGCCCCCTTGCCTAAAGAAGCTAGAATGGCACCCCTGAGGTAGCTGCCTTACAATGCACCACTGATCCTTCTCATGATCTCCCCTAACTCCTTTCTCTGCCAGCAAACTGATAGTCAAGTACAGGTCCCAGCAGGCTCCCAACAGCAAGGTATAAAGTGTGACGCATGAGGAGGTGTAACATGAAACAGAATAATGGCAAGATTTTTACAATCTATATTAACAGATACCTGAGGAATATAATGTGGCAATAGATCTCAAGGATGTTTCCATTTAGAAAGAATGTAAAGTTGGATTGGGCCACATGTATTGATATGACCCGATAGGCAGTGATTGCGAATTTGGTGTTCAAATTTAAAGGACTAGAAATAGCTGTAAGAGGTTGCTTGTTTCAGTCACTTAAATACAGACCAAAATGCACCCCAAAATAAGTGAAGCTGAAATATCAGGACTACCTTGGTCTCCTGTCAAGAAAGGGATGCAAACACTTAGGGAAGCTAGAATATTTGAGTGGATTTACCACAGAAGGCCTGTTTATCCAAATCAGGAGAGTCCAGATGATATGCCCTTCACCACAGCTTTGAGAAGTAAATTCATGACTGGATCCAGAAGTACTTGAGGACATCTGGGTAACCTCTGTCTGTTGGTCAGAAATTATAGTGAGGATCACTACCATTAAACTGGATTCCCAAATTGGTAGTGGAATGAAAACAGCTGGCGGGGCCCAAGGGCAGCACTTGCTCTTTCATTTCCAAAGACCAGGTGCATATAGTCATCAAAATGGACAGCAAAAACAAAGCAATAGACAGAAATCTATTTCTCCCAGAAATCTGTGATGTTGACTACTTGATTCTGTTCCCTGAAAAAGACAGCCAACCTATACAAGTCTTACCGTCTGTATAAGCAGAAAAGCCCCACTTCTTGTGAACAGAACTGATTTGAATCACTAACACTGTCATCACTGCTTAATCAATTTCCAGAATCAAGCCAGTAGACAGGTCCCCGTGGCTGATGAGGAGGCTGGTGCTCCCTGAGGAAGGGTCTTGTTATACAGCCAATAATGTATAATGTTAATATTGTTCCTAACTTTTTCTAAAGTGGCATGCAGTCTCTTTCCTGGGGATCTGTGACAATATTCACAGGCTGGTGCTCCCTGAGGAAGGGTCTTGTTATACAGCCAATAATGTATAATGTTAATATTGTTCCTAACTTTTTCTAAAGTGGCATGCAGTCTCTTTCCTGGGGATCTGTGACAATATTCACAATCAGACTATGAAAAGATTGAGGGAAGAGAAATATTCAGATTTTGGAGGATTACTGGACACATGCTCAAAGCTGGCACTAATTCAGAAAGACCCAAAACATCACTGAGGTGTACCAGTTAAGGGGGTCCATGAGTTAGAATAGGAGCTGATGGAGCTGAGGTGACCTGTGGAGTAGTGTATCAGATCTTTCTGCAGTGGGCCTCCTGGGTCCCCCAAACTACCCCAGTTCTGGAATGCATGCTTGGGAAAGACATACTCAGCAGCTGGCAGATTCTCCCATCGGTTCCCTGACCTGTAGAATGGGGCTAGTAGGGTTGGAAGGGCCAAGTGGAAGCCACCAATTTTCTCTACCTGAAAAAATAGTAAACCAAAATCCACAC
Protein-coding sequences here:
- the LOC118921698 gene encoding trace amine-associated receptor 6, with protein sequence MSSVWSPPAAGQLCYQNVNGSCVKTPYSPGARLILYTVFSAGVALAVLGNLLVIISILHFKQLHTPTNFLIASLAYTDFLVGVTVMPFSMVRSVESCWYFGRSFCTLHTCCDVAFCYSSLFHLCFISIDRYIAVTDPLVYPTKFTVSVSGVCICISWILPLGYSGAVFYTEAYDDGLEELSSALNCIGGCQTVVNQNWVLVDFFSFFIPTLVMVILYSNIFLVARQQAKKIENTGGKTESSSDSYKSRVAKRERKAAKTLGITVVTFMISWLPYSIDSLIDAFMGFITPAYIYEICCWCAYYNSAMNPLIYALFYPWFRNAIKVIVSGRVFKDNSANINLFSEQM